A stretch of Synechococcus sp. WH 8020 DNA encodes these proteins:
- the rpsN gene encoding 30S ribosomal protein S14: MAKKSMIARDVKRKKMVERFSDRRAALMAAFHAAKDPMERLEIHRKIQGLPRNSAPNRVRNRCWATGKPRGVYRDFGLCRNQLRERAHKGELPGVVKSSW; this comes from the coding sequence ATGGCCAAGAAGTCGATGATTGCCCGCGATGTGAAGCGGAAAAAAATGGTCGAGCGCTTTTCCGACAGGCGCGCCGCTCTCATGGCTGCGTTCCATGCCGCTAAGGATCCGATGGAGCGCCTTGAAATTCACCGCAAAATTCAAGGTTTGCCGCGCAATAGCGCCCCAAACCGTGTTCGCAACCGCTGCTGGGCCACTGGTAAGCCTCGTGGTGTGTACCGCGATTTTGGTCTCTGCCGCAACCAGCTACGCGAGCGTGCTCACAAGGGTGAGCTTCCTGGTGTTGTGAAGTCCAGCTGGTGA
- the rseP gene encoding RIP metalloprotease RseP, with protein sequence MNVLAALLVLGLLIVIHEAGHFLAARCQGIRVNGFSIGFGPALWKLERGGVTYALRALPLGGFVSFPDDDEDSPIPADDPDLLRNRPIPQRALVISAGVLANLLLAWLVLVGHTALSGVPGDLDPGVMVMAVQQGEPAEKAGLLPGDQILSIDGQSLGRGEKAVKEAVMPVRDNPSKALSVEVQRHGLVRVIQLTPEDHQGQGRIGAQLQANFSGTTRPVHGLGEAIASGSEQFGGLLQRTVSGYGALVTDFGTTAQQVSGPVKIVEMGAQLSSQGGSGLALFMALISINLAVLNALPLPLLDGGQLVFILLEGFRGRPVPERFQLIVMQSSFLLVVGLSVLLIVRDTSQLSVVQRLLGQ encoded by the coding sequence ATGAACGTTCTGGCAGCACTGTTGGTTCTAGGGCTGCTGATCGTGATCCATGAGGCCGGTCACTTTCTTGCAGCCAGATGTCAGGGCATTCGTGTGAACGGATTTTCTATTGGATTTGGACCTGCCCTTTGGAAACTTGAGCGTGGAGGTGTGACCTACGCCTTACGCGCTCTTCCTCTTGGCGGATTCGTCTCCTTCCCTGACGACGATGAAGACAGTCCCATTCCTGCGGATGATCCTGATCTTCTGCGCAACCGCCCGATTCCACAGAGAGCCCTGGTCATTAGTGCAGGGGTGCTCGCCAATTTGCTGCTCGCCTGGCTGGTTCTCGTAGGGCATACAGCCCTTTCTGGAGTCCCAGGAGATCTTGATCCCGGTGTGATGGTGATGGCTGTTCAGCAGGGAGAGCCCGCTGAGAAAGCGGGCTTGCTGCCTGGTGATCAAATTCTGAGCATCGATGGACAGTCCCTTGGTCGTGGCGAGAAGGCCGTCAAGGAGGCTGTGATGCCAGTGAGAGATAACCCTTCCAAAGCTCTGTCTGTTGAGGTGCAGAGACATGGCTTGGTTCGAGTGATCCAGCTCACTCCCGAAGACCATCAAGGACAGGGACGCATCGGTGCTCAGCTTCAGGCCAATTTCAGTGGAACCACTCGCCCTGTTCATGGCTTGGGTGAAGCGATCGCCAGTGGATCGGAGCAGTTCGGTGGACTTTTGCAACGCACCGTGTCCGGATATGGAGCCCTTGTCACGGACTTTGGAACGACAGCTCAGCAGGTGAGTGGTCCGGTCAAGATCGTGGAGATGGGGGCCCAGCTCTCCAGTCAGGGAGGAAGTGGTCTGGCCCTGTTCATGGCTTTGATTTCGATCAACCTCGCGGTGCTCAATGCGCTCCCATTGCCTCTTCTGGATGGAGGGCAGTTGGTGTTCATTCTTTTGGAGGGGTTCCGCGGACGACCTGTCCCTGAGCGCTTTCAATTGATCGTGATGCAGTCCAGTTTTTTGCTCGTGGTTGGACTGAGTGTTCTTTTGATCGTGCGCGATACAAGTCAGCTCTCGGTTGTTCAGCGCTTGCTTGGTCAGTGA
- the serS gene encoding serine--tRNA ligase, giving the protein MLDQRLLRDNPELISRALARRGMDVDLTGLQLIAQQQRDLEERRSGLQADGNRIGKEVGQRIQAGADPKGAQVSELRLQGNQIKQKVAVLEDEEKKLTAQLREELLSYPNLPSEACPDGRSEDDNKEVRRWGDPRVEKGLLEHWQIAEQLSLLDTERSVRIAQSRFVTLFGQGARLERALINFMLDLHTAKGYREVLPPVLVNSASLTGSGQLPKFAEESFRCAEDDLWLTPTAEVPVTSLHRDEIIPSDHLPLRYVAYSPCFRREAGSYGRDTRGLIRLHQFNKVELYWFVHPERSEEAHAQITADAEAVLQALELPYRVLELCTGDLGFSAARTYDLEVWLAGAGSYREISSCSVCSDFQARRSSIRTKDGKTTRLVHTLNGSGLAIGRTMAALLENGQQPDGSVTLPQALVPYFGCDRLQPE; this is encoded by the coding sequence GTGCTTGACCAGCGCCTGCTGCGTGATAACCCCGAACTGATTTCCCGCGCGTTAGCGCGTAGGGGGATGGATGTTGATCTCACAGGCCTTCAGCTGATAGCACAGCAGCAACGTGACTTAGAGGAGCGTCGGAGCGGCCTTCAAGCCGATGGCAACCGCATTGGGAAAGAGGTTGGTCAACGCATTCAAGCTGGGGCTGACCCCAAGGGTGCTCAAGTCTCTGAACTTCGCTTGCAAGGCAACCAAATCAAGCAGAAGGTAGCTGTTCTTGAGGATGAGGAGAAGAAGCTCACGGCGCAACTCCGTGAAGAGCTCCTTAGCTACCCCAACCTGCCGTCAGAGGCTTGTCCAGATGGTCGCAGCGAAGACGACAACAAAGAAGTTCGTCGCTGGGGTGATCCCAGAGTGGAAAAGGGACTCCTGGAGCATTGGCAAATCGCTGAACAGCTGTCGTTGCTCGACACGGAGCGTTCCGTGAGAATTGCCCAGAGTCGCTTTGTGACTTTGTTTGGGCAAGGCGCCCGACTGGAGAGAGCGCTCATCAATTTTATGCTTGACCTGCACACCGCGAAGGGCTACCGCGAGGTGCTTCCTCCTGTTTTGGTTAATAGTGCAAGTCTGACGGGATCAGGTCAGCTGCCCAAATTTGCGGAAGAAAGCTTTCGTTGTGCGGAGGATGATCTCTGGTTGACACCAACTGCTGAGGTTCCGGTTACCTCGCTGCATCGCGACGAAATTATTCCTTCGGATCATCTACCACTCCGCTATGTGGCCTACAGCCCCTGCTTTCGCAGGGAGGCCGGTAGCTATGGACGTGACACCCGGGGCCTCATTCGACTGCATCAGTTCAACAAAGTTGAGCTGTATTGGTTTGTTCATCCAGAGCGCTCTGAAGAGGCTCATGCTCAGATCACCGCCGACGCTGAAGCCGTACTTCAGGCTTTGGAATTGCCCTATCGCGTGCTCGAGCTTTGCACGGGTGATTTGGGCTTCTCCGCCGCTCGCACCTATGACCTCGAAGTTTGGTTGGCGGGTGCAGGCTCGTACAGGGAAATTTCAAGCTGCAGTGTCTGTTCCGATTTCCAGGCCCGTCGCTCCTCCATCCGCACGAAAGACGGTAAGACAACTCGCTTGGTTCACACGCTCAATGGCAGTGGCCTTGCGATTGGTCGCACCATGGCGGCTTTGCTTGAGAACGGGCAACAGCCAGACGGAAGCGTGACGCTTCCCCAGGCTTTGGTTCCTTACTTCGGTTGCGATCGTCTCCAGCCAGAATGA